The genomic interval TAGTTTCTACAATTGTgcattattttagttttcatgttGGCTCTGGAATAACGGATCCTGGGGCATATGCATCTGCTTTAAAACAAAGCAGGAAAGCATTTGAAATGGCCCGTGAAACTGGTTTTAATCCGAACATACTTGATATTGGAGGGGGTTTCCCCGGAGAGCATAACACATCCGATTTTTTTCAAAAGGTAAGAGTTTGTTTGCGTAATATTAAAGTACAAGCATTATCGCGATTTTATGCAGAGTTTCATTAATCTGTATACGTCCTTCATCAATAAGATAAGAAAACACACACATATCgatacaaatatttttcttaagtatTATTGTAATAAGCTGGACTTTTCTTTTTCACCAATGTTCCTGTAGGCGATCTTATCTTTATGTACTTGtgttatttccctttaaatagTTTCCAAAGTGTTCTGATTAACTAGTTTTGGTGCTAAAATGTTATCTAATAAGTAAGAATAATAGATAGTCTAATGAAGAGGAAACAGTAACTACTAAAATCAAACACGAAATATCCCGCcttatcataaatacatttattatgaACTGATGTCTAATAAtagattacagaaattttgaaagaaacactAGACGATTTATTTCCACCGGAAGAATGCGTGGATATTATTGCTGAACCTGGTCGCTATATGGTTGCTTCAGCTTATACTATTGTGGATAACATCACTGGAAAACGCTTGTTTCCAACGAAGTCCTTAGAAAGAGAAAATGGTATGATGGCACTTTATACATTGGTCGTAAATGTGCATTATGAAAACATTTGATGATATACAATTTGTAAAACGTTATAATTTGTAAAACgttgtttgaaaatataaacttttaaatgCCTTTCATATGAATTTTAAAAGCCGAAATTTTCCATCCGATTATTTATGTACTTAGATTATAACATTAAGCGTATTTGAAAGGTAATGAGCCAGAAAAAGACACTAACGAAGCTGCTGGTAATACCTTTATGTATTACCTGAATGACAGTGTATTTGGCAACTTCTTAGTCGGCAAGATGTTCAACCCTATGAATATACCACATGTTCCCAAGCTGTTTAAGGTAAGACTTTTGAAaagttgtatatttataaatatgtgcTTGGAAAGGTGAACAAACATGGGGTTTGTTTTGTCTCATGCTTCATTATGCGCGTGCTATGTTAGGCCAATATGAATGAAGTACACGGTTTAAATCAATGCGTGTTTATAGGAGTTGATTTTAATTACATTACAGAATTGGACTTAAAGACAATAATTCAAATCAATAAGAAgtgtttaaagaaattgatttcAATTAGATTATAGATTTGACCTTAATGAGCAGCGAACAGAAATGTAGTGTACTAATTGAATAAATACCAGCAGATTATATATTCATTGATgagtttatttcatatttaataccattgcgaaaaaaaatatttttaatatttgtgcTGACTTTTATTATGTTGTGTTTTTAATCATGCATTTTCATTGATATGATCCTATTTTGTTGGTATGTAATACATAATGTCTGTTGTATCTTTTAAAAGTAACAGCACAGAGACGATATATctacatttaaaatgttgtttttgtcttTCGACTGCTTTGCTAAATGCTTTCTTTATTCATACTCCTATATACTTATCGTTAATATTATGTAAACATTTTTAGGGaatttatgtattatataaataagAAGTAGTGTCTGATATGTATTAATTTACAATTGTGCTTTATCAGGCTGGAGAAGATGTTGTCTCTCATGAAAGTGTTTTATGGGGATTCACCTGTAACTCAGTGGATTGCATAAATGCTTCTGTGCGTATGCCTGAACTTGATATCGGTGACTGGCTATACTTTGAGGACATGGGTGCATACACAAAAAGCCTTTCCTCAAATTTCAATGGACTTGAAACTCCTGAGATAAAATACCACTGTTTAGAAACTTCATGGTAAGAAGTGCTTTACTACACAAAATTTGTAATAACGTATAagtaaaacacaaattatttatCTAAGATTAAATGAGAAGCTaataaatcttttggcaatgtttatttgtttaaatcttAAATATGGTTCATTGAGTTAGCCAGGacataaaaaagtcaaaatatgatgtcCATTAATGAAAGCAATTCCGACCatcaaatttcctttttttaatttatgctttTTCAGTTTAACTGCGCAACGCCACAAATATGCAATCTTACACGTACATGTAAACATCAGATTCAGTGCCATCATATTTGATAATCCCACTGTAAAATTATAAGGAATAAACCCACTGTTATATACTGTGTATACTGTGTATTCTGTGTATTTAAATAACCACTGAAAAATTAAGCATTCTGGTACTTTAAGTCCTTTGCTTTGATATTTCTGACATACTCAAAATTCGTTTCACTCTATTccaatttgtttatttcaaatgattttaaagtCACATACCTCaggaaacacatgaaaataaaatttcagtttcaaCTTTATTGGCAATCAGCATTACATTTGCTTTTcggccatttacaaatataaaacatatgaaaaatcATATGACCATATGGACAAAAgacaaagaacaaaacaaaataatattatacgATCAGAAGACAAATagagtttcatgaaaatgttttcgTAACCATAATGCTTCtttaatacattttgaaaattatatatacatcTTTTACTGTAAGATGGCATTAATGTATTAAACTTTTGGACACTAGCCATGAACATCGGCCCAATTATTCGGATCTTATACAATTGTATCGTTAACTACTTAATACGAAATGATGTTCTGACTCGATGGCACTTTGACTGCATCTTTTACACTATCTGGTATCACTTTTTACATTAATATATCTTCTGAATTCAATCTCTTAACTATGTGAACATCATGGTTAACGAATCAATTGTCTTCTAAGGTTGTCATTTGGTTTAAACATCttaatacttttcaaaacaaagtTCAGTTTTATATCTACAATAACTATCTGATTTTGAAATGACATTCACATTAACACCCCACTCTTTGACAAATTGATCCCTTATTCTTGTTTTAAACGAATTGTAATAATTTACAATAGTATCAAAGAACAATCTCAATCGATATGGTGTATAATAAACAGTATTAACGTTGTCACATGAATCATTGTACTGAGGTTAATACTTTTATAGACAATTCGTTAATTTCATCACTTTTAACCAGAACTTAACTGCTCTTTCCTTACAAATTACTGACAAAGGCTCGCGACCAAGTTCGCCATAAACGGTACAGGTAGGGGTTTATATTATGTACttacaaaaaaaaccaaacaatgtGTGATTTACCTACTTGTTCATAATTATAAACACCCCATACTTCACGTCCataaatttaaacagaaaaaaatcataaaataaaaaggatagcTTAGTACTaacatcaagactaacattatcAAAATTATACGCTCTTAGGGCTTGATCATATAGTATTTTAACAACCTTTGCCATAACTTCCATTGTGGGTGAATTTAGTTCCAAGATCAACAAAATTATAAACAATTTCagtttttcattatatatatagaaGTCAGGCTAAACGTTTTGCTTCCTTTTTCAAAACACATATTTTGGTGTCACTAACATTAATCTTACGCTCCGTTTATAGAATAATgatgtataacatttttttatgactGTAGACGTTTGGATCAGTAGTGAACAAAACTATATCATACATCTTAGTCACAACCTTTGTATACAATGAATATATGTTCCAGTgcaataaaaaatgaatacaatgaaAACATATGCACACCTGTCAGTATGACTGAGGCTTTAACATTTACAGGAGTGTTTGTACAAACGAATAATGCCTAGAGCTCACATTGACACATAAGGCCCCCAGTCAAACTGTCAGGTAGCAAGGTCTAAGTTTTACTATGGTCATCTCAACGGATTTCCAAATTTTTGACATGTTTGTAGTAAGTTTCCACTGCGTATAATTACGTTTTGTCCAGTCTGACATGCGATAGACCGGTTAAGAAAGGTGCTCAGTGTCACGCTTTTACTAAGGATGAATCTGTTTTACTTAGTGTCTGCTAAAATTCGGTACGCTTTGTTAAGTTTTAAGAAAGATTACTAAGTAGGATAAACAACAAAAACGTAGGAAACGTAGATACTCGTAGTTATACGTTAAGTACGCATTGATACCAAGCATTGATACCAAGCTTTGATACCAAGCTTTGATACCAAGCATTTATACCAAACATTGATACCATGCTTTGATACCAAGCATTGATACCAAGCTTTGATACCAAGCATTGATACCAAGCTTTGATACCAATCATTGACACCAAGCTTTGATACCAAGCATTGATACCAAGCATTGATACCAAGCTTTGATACCAATCATTGATACCAAGCTTTGATACCAAGCTTTGATACCAAGGAATACTtacaacaaaattttttaaaaaatgtagtgAATAAAATCTCTATGAATTTTTTAGAAgtatagaatgcagccaagcaaaataatagcagactcggtttgattgagtctgttcatgagaggtaatggaaaatgcaacacccctcacaccctTAGCACCAggttaagcggaactctatcacactattgaatagactccatgatcccaaaggaccaggaaTTATAACAACACTAGCTACTCGTAGTAATACATATTAATATGAAGTGATACCAAGCAATACATTTCAaacctactggtactgatgataaacccgaacagaaaatgaggttttttacctgcaattattttatttctgccatttgtaatcaatggtcggtatcaaaataatgtttaacctttgctgaaaactttacataattcaaatttatatttagtaagcaaactcacacgaagtgaggccctgaaaggggtatgtaaaatgggcaCTGTATGAACGTTGAATGATGATAAATtagaacactttgtcatttataaaaaattttggcattattatattgaaactttccccaaaaagctgcaacagtcattcctgatcaagtaatgaaaagttaccaaatgtcaggccttcatgtttcgacagtgaacatgcgcaaaaaacaccctcttccccactaattttggataaatattttttatacaaataaatgtaagtcatttatttatacagaatatttaccagttttgtttttgtttacaccagttggtgttttaagtagaaactattagatggtgtgttcaattttataaaaaaccgattgcaatcgaatatttccgaggtggtcgactttatcatttgtccgggtttatcatcagtaccagtactgaaATT from Mercenaria mercenaria strain notata chromosome 2, MADL_Memer_1, whole genome shotgun sequence carries:
- the LOC123564305 gene encoding antizyme inhibitor 2-like; this translates as MKKYIVDDIPVDLHSERKSRHELLQEYVTDSKREGKDEHFFVCDTGDIIEKYQQWVRLLPSVKLFYAMKCNPDKAVLQILADLGASFDCASKNEIETVLGLGVNPDRVIYTHTQKRVTSLIYAERNNVSLMTFDSEMELHKIKSHHPKARLLLRILLHEKFEGRETFGNKFGCPSFQIRDLLQLAKELELNIVGISFHVGSGITDPGAYASALKQSRKAFEMARETGFNPNILDIGGGFPGEHNTSDFFQKITEILKETLDDLFPPEECVDIIAEPGRYMVASAYTIVDNITGKRLFPTKSLERENGNEPEKDTNEAAGNTFMYYLNDSVFGNFLVGKMFNPMNIPHVPKLFKAGEDVVSHESVLWGFTCNSVDCINASVRMPELDIGDWLYFEDMGAYTKSLSSNFNGLETPEIKYHCLETSWLQVYPDTHKGKE